One region of Streptomyces sp. NBC_00442 genomic DNA includes:
- the mca gene encoding mycothiol conjugate amidase Mca produces MTEQLRLMAVHAHPDDESSKGAATMAKYVSEGVDVLVVTCTGGERGSILNPKLQGDAYIEEHIHEVRKREMDEAREILGVSQEWLGFVDSGLPEGDPLPPLPEGCFALEDVDVAAGRLVRSIRHFRPQVITTYDENGGYPHPDHIMTHKITMVAFDGAADTERFPEAEFGPAYQPRKLYYNQGFNKPRTVALHEALLARGMDSPYGEWLERWKEFGRAERTLTTHVPCAEFFEIRDKALIAHATQIDPDGGWFRVPLDLQKDVWPTEEYELAKSLVDTSLPEDDLFAGVRDNA; encoded by the coding sequence TTGACTGAGCAGCTGCGACTGATGGCCGTCCACGCCCACCCCGACGACGAGTCGAGCAAGGGCGCGGCCACCATGGCGAAGTATGTGTCCGAGGGGGTGGACGTGCTGGTCGTGACCTGCACGGGAGGCGAGCGTGGCTCCATCCTCAACCCCAAGCTCCAGGGCGACGCCTACATCGAGGAGCACATCCACGAGGTCCGCAAGAGGGAGATGGACGAGGCCCGCGAGATCCTCGGCGTCAGCCAGGAGTGGCTCGGATTCGTCGACTCGGGCCTGCCCGAGGGCGACCCGCTGCCGCCGCTGCCCGAGGGCTGCTTCGCGCTGGAGGACGTCGATGTCGCGGCCGGCCGCCTGGTCCGTTCCATCCGTCACTTCCGTCCCCAGGTCATCACGACCTACGACGAGAACGGCGGCTACCCGCACCCCGACCACATCATGACCCACAAGATCACGATGGTGGCGTTCGACGGAGCGGCCGACACCGAGAGGTTCCCCGAGGCCGAGTTCGGCCCGGCCTACCAGCCGCGGAAGCTGTACTACAACCAGGGCTTCAACAAGCCGCGCACGGTCGCCCTGCACGAGGCGCTCCTCGCCCGCGGCATGGACTCCCCCTACGGCGAGTGGCTGGAGCGCTGGAAGGAGTTCGGCCGCGCCGAACGCACCCTGACCACGCACGTTCCCTGCGCGGAGTTCTTCGAGATCCGGGACAAGGCGCTGATCGCGCACGCCACCCAGATCGACCCCGACGGCGGCTGGTTCCGCGTTCCGCTCGACCTCCAGAAGGACGTCTGGCCGACCGAGGAGTACGAGCTGGCAAAGTCGCTCGTGGACACTTCCCTCCCCGAGGACGACCTCTTCGCGGGCGTACGCGACAATGCCTGA
- a CDS encoding DUF4307 domain-containing protein produces the protein MAAVREQLPQGRYGRSADQRADRKLKIVGSVLGVALLGVVAWIGFDYVGGQSLSAQVIKFKVVSDTKVEVHLEVTKDKDAKGTCTLRAQQTSGDDVGRADFRFDEPVKQVDKVLTITTTSRATSANLVGCQSG, from the coding sequence ATGGCCGCTGTGCGCGAGCAGCTTCCCCAGGGGCGCTACGGGCGTTCGGCGGACCAGCGCGCGGACCGCAAGCTGAAGATCGTCGGCTCGGTGCTGGGCGTCGCGCTGCTGGGCGTGGTCGCCTGGATCGGCTTCGACTACGTGGGCGGGCAGTCGCTCTCCGCGCAGGTGATCAAGTTCAAGGTGGTCTCGGACACCAAGGTCGAGGTGCACCTCGAAGTGACCAAGGACAAGGACGCCAAGGGCACCTGCACCCTGCGTGCCCAGCAGACCAGCGGGGACGACGTGGGCCGGGCGGACTTCCGGTTCGACGAGCCGGTCAAGCAGGTGGACAAGGTCCTCACGATCACCACGACCTCGCGGGCGACCTCCGCCAATCTGGTCGGCTGCCAGTCCGGCTGA
- a CDS encoding TetR/AcrR family transcriptional regulator translates to MAATSRTSPAADPAGSAGSFAESLHPQLSLRERKKVKTRIAIRRATYGLIAEQGYEATTVEQIAEAAEVSPSTVFRYFPSKEDIVLTDEFDPVLLREMRSRPAGEPPLQSLRYVVTEAMRLSLVDDREEVVQRTRLMAEVPALRARMMESMTSTSRQLCEVLAERSGRGEVDLAVRVFAMAVLGALHETTVYWAERGHEDDVLILIGQTLDTLEAGLPL, encoded by the coding sequence ATGGCCGCCACGTCCCGCACCAGCCCCGCCGCCGACCCGGCCGGTTCCGCCGGCTCGTTCGCCGAGAGCCTCCACCCGCAGCTGAGCCTGCGTGAACGCAAGAAGGTCAAGACGCGCATCGCGATTCGCCGGGCCACCTACGGGCTGATCGCGGAGCAGGGCTACGAGGCGACGACGGTCGAGCAGATCGCGGAGGCGGCGGAGGTGTCCCCCTCCACGGTGTTCCGCTACTTCCCTTCCAAGGAGGACATCGTCCTCACCGACGAGTTCGACCCGGTCCTGCTGCGGGAGATGCGGTCCCGGCCGGCCGGGGAGCCGCCGCTACAGTCGCTGCGGTACGTGGTGACCGAGGCGATGCGGCTCTCGCTGGTCGACGACCGCGAGGAGGTCGTGCAGCGGACGCGGCTGATGGCCGAGGTGCCGGCGCTGCGGGCCCGCATGATGGAGTCGATGACCTCGACGAGCCGGCAGCTCTGCGAGGTGCTCGCGGAGCGGAGCGGGCGGGGGGAGGTCGACCTTGCGGTGCGGGTGTTCGCGATGGCGGTGTTGGGGGCGTTGCACGAGACGACGGTGTACTGGGCGGAGCGGGGCCATGAGGACGACGTCCTGATACTCATCGGCCAAACCCTGGACACCCTGGAGGCGGGCCTTCCCCTGTAG
- a CDS encoding histone-like nucleoid-structuring protein Lsr2 codes for MAQKIVTIYTDDLTGEETTEAATHQLVIDGVAYEIDLAPESYDKLLEAVAPFTKAGRRVRSGKAKAAPARSNGAGGNDTAAIRAWAKENGHHVNDRGRVPAEVREAYEKAAK; via the coding sequence ATGGCACAGAAGATCGTCACCATCTACACCGATGACCTCACGGGTGAAGAAACCACCGAGGCGGCCACGCACCAGCTCGTCATCGACGGCGTGGCTTACGAGATCGACCTCGCTCCGGAGAGCTACGACAAGCTCCTCGAAGCGGTGGCCCCCTTCACCAAGGCCGGCCGTCGGGTCCGCTCCGGCAAGGCGAAGGCGGCGCCCGCCCGGTCGAACGGCGCCGGCGGCAACGACACCGCGGCCATCAGGGCGTGGGCCAAGGAGAACGGCCACCACGTGAACGACCGCGGCCGCGTCCCCGCCGAGGTCCGCGAGGCCTACGAGAAGGCCGCGAAGTAG
- the greA gene encoding transcription elongation factor GreA → MTQTSDNVTWLTQEAYNQLKAELEYLSGPARTEIAVKIAAAREEGDLRENGGYHAAKEEQGKMELRVRQLTQLLEHAKVGEAPAADGVVAPGMLVTIAFDGDPDDTLEFLMASREYASTEIETYSPQSPLGSGVNGKKVGEDAEYELPNGKKASVKILAAVPFNG, encoded by the coding sequence GTGACCCAGACCAGCGACAACGTCACCTGGCTGACCCAGGAGGCGTACAACCAGCTCAAGGCCGAGCTGGAGTACCTGTCTGGTCCCGCGCGCACGGAGATCGCCGTAAAGATCGCGGCGGCCCGTGAGGAGGGTGACCTCCGGGAGAACGGCGGGTACCACGCGGCCAAGGAGGAGCAGGGCAAGATGGAGCTCCGGGTGCGCCAGCTGACCCAGCTCCTCGAACACGCCAAGGTCGGCGAGGCCCCCGCCGCGGACGGCGTGGTGGCTCCCGGCATGCTCGTCACGATCGCCTTCGACGGCGACCCGGACGACACCCTGGAATTCCTGATGGCGTCGCGCGAGTACGCCTCGACGGAGATCGAGACGTACTCGCCGCAGTCGCCGCTCGGCTCCGGCGTGAACGGCAAGAAGGTCGGCGAGGACGCCGAGTACGAGCTGCCCAACGGCAAGAAGGCCTCGGTGAAGATCCTCGCGGCCGTCCCGTTCAACGGCTGA
- a CDS encoding N-6 DNA methylase: protein MITEAADRAAEVAERLWRAYAPYRRGRGTAGDLDAMLAILVLAAFVEAEGRFESDFVKRWKRVSAEAAVGFSPVAGLRAALQEAAGRPGFPLPWSADLDLGAGPDDAAWMTAFVAALDRGPGLGEVAVSDVCEQLLQRHAAEGALSGGEFYTPRGIADLLVRLADPCPGDRIMDPACGTGSVLAAAVRHLAERGPLGDSSFEAYAVDRNNVRPAMLNLALHGVSVPQVELADPETLLRDRNLGRADRVLSNPPFHQRIEGWGQRQFLAPPESSANFAWLQLAWSQLKEGGVAAVVMPARAAWAGGAEALIRRQMMAQAAVLAVIALPAHLFAGTNIAVHVWVLGRGRSRPERRRDSVMFIDARSTGGRSSERPRLLSAETVDRIADRFRLWSTGSEEVDEPGFSRSVAYAELIENAGNLDPRAYLWTETGPGEATDLNAMLADFERRNRETSEFGVELARIAGAQEPDGIRYQKLPLKNVVSGGSTAGGRPVRLLAGPSGSLVRAQDYVEAGGVPVVMPKDISDTGFVEDGIKYISERHAERLDRFRLHPGDIVVARRGDLGRCAVVGEEQQGWLCGTGCFVISPPGTVDPRYLAAFLRSPGARAWLDTHATGSLALRTISLDVLGMLPIALPDLDVQRSIGEAMTSFDAHERRLLDQLAMTREMRSQALNSYLAR from the coding sequence GTGATCACAGAAGCGGCAGACCGGGCAGCAGAGGTGGCCGAGCGGTTGTGGCGGGCGTACGCGCCCTATAGGCGCGGCCGCGGCACGGCCGGAGACCTCGACGCGATGCTGGCGATTCTGGTGCTGGCCGCCTTTGTGGAGGCGGAAGGCCGGTTCGAGAGCGATTTCGTGAAGCGGTGGAAGCGAGTCTCGGCGGAGGCTGCCGTCGGCTTCTCGCCGGTGGCCGGCCTGCGGGCAGCCTTGCAGGAGGCGGCCGGGCGACCGGGCTTTCCACTGCCCTGGTCGGCCGACCTCGACCTCGGGGCCGGGCCGGACGACGCCGCCTGGATGACGGCTTTCGTCGCGGCGCTCGACCGGGGCCCCGGCCTCGGAGAGGTCGCGGTGTCCGACGTATGTGAGCAGCTGCTTCAACGCCACGCCGCAGAAGGGGCTTTGTCGGGGGGAGAGTTCTACACGCCGCGTGGGATCGCTGATCTGCTCGTGCGGCTGGCCGACCCCTGCCCGGGGGATCGAATCATGGATCCGGCCTGCGGTACCGGAAGCGTGCTGGCGGCCGCCGTTCGGCACCTTGCCGAACGGGGGCCGCTGGGTGACAGCTCGTTCGAGGCGTACGCGGTGGATCGGAACAACGTGCGCCCGGCGATGTTGAACCTGGCCCTGCACGGGGTGAGTGTGCCGCAGGTCGAACTGGCAGACCCGGAGACGCTGTTGCGGGACCGGAACCTGGGCCGTGCCGACCGGGTGCTGAGCAACCCGCCGTTCCACCAGCGGATCGAGGGGTGGGGACAACGGCAATTCCTCGCGCCGCCGGAGTCGAGCGCCAATTTCGCCTGGCTGCAGCTCGCCTGGTCCCAGCTCAAAGAAGGAGGCGTCGCGGCGGTCGTGATGCCTGCGCGAGCGGCATGGGCGGGAGGCGCAGAGGCACTGATACGTCGTCAGATGATGGCCCAAGCCGCGGTTCTCGCGGTGATCGCTCTGCCCGCGCATCTCTTCGCGGGCACCAACATCGCCGTGCATGTCTGGGTCCTCGGTCGAGGCCGGTCCCGTCCGGAGCGCCGGCGTGACTCCGTGATGTTCATCGATGCGCGCAGCACCGGGGGCCGGTCGTCGGAGCGCCCCCGCCTACTGTCCGCCGAGACCGTCGATCGCATCGCGGACCGTTTCCGGCTCTGGTCCACAGGCTCGGAGGAGGTCGACGAGCCGGGATTCTCCCGGTCGGTCGCCTACGCCGAACTCATCGAGAACGCGGGCAACTTGGACCCGCGGGCCTATCTGTGGACGGAGACCGGTCCGGGCGAGGCCACAGATCTGAACGCCATGCTGGCCGATTTCGAGCGGCGCAACCGCGAGACGTCAGAGTTCGGGGTGGAACTGGCGCGGATCGCCGGCGCGCAGGAGCCGGACGGCATTCGATACCAGAAGCTGCCGTTGAAGAACGTGGTGAGCGGCGGGTCGACAGCCGGCGGTCGTCCCGTGCGGCTGCTCGCAGGGCCTTCGGGAAGCCTGGTCCGCGCTCAGGACTACGTGGAGGCCGGAGGGGTGCCCGTTGTCATGCCGAAGGACATCTCGGACACCGGCTTCGTCGAGGACGGCATCAAGTACATCTCCGAGCGGCACGCCGAACGACTCGACCGCTTCCGGCTGCATCCCGGGGACATCGTGGTCGCCCGAAGGGGCGACCTCGGGCGATGCGCCGTGGTCGGAGAAGAGCAGCAGGGCTGGCTCTGCGGCACCGGCTGCTTCGTGATTAGTCCTCCCGGCACCGTCGACCCCCGCTACTTGGCGGCGTTCCTGCGCAGCCCCGGAGCTCGCGCGTGGCTCGACACCCACGCGACCGGGAGTCTGGCTCTGCGGACCATCTCGCTCGACGTGCTCGGGATGCTGCCCATCGCCCTTCCCGATCTCGACGTCCAACGGTCCATCGGCGAAGCCATGACGAGCTTCGACGCCCATGAGCGGCGCTTGCTGGACCAACTGGCGATGACACGCGAGATGCGCAGTCAGGCCCTGAACAGCTACCTGGCGAGATGA
- a CDS encoding tetratricopeptide repeat protein, which translates to MRDSHRAEAERLLVRAVEEEVRRSGGRSDGSALLSRGRGALDALAQSAAEEYAAYTHALDEAAVGQLSFGERFGRDGGTTGLLATGVGALAAVVVDLALGLGAGGAVGAGAAVLVAGAAATVAKVTLSHLPAAHHRAGALGQPGGLEQLRLQWLTALEVRGIRPFLDQQRAVSPKPQQKKKVPTQLRGTDKSAAARRRSVLEQSFGHLPDPQGPFAGRRAELARIGQWVQAARASTETRPVVVVLHGAPGSGRSTLALRAAHGLRDQFRGACLVDMRGGGLAGEHPLPTRDALLHLLNRLGAPREQLLFRERSSPEQQVRRLAELYHQHLTGLAVTVVLDDTDDAEQVSTLVPQRSEGLVLVTSSRPLALPDDFPAWVHHLAVEPLDAAGAEELLREAAEEKETGPYDAESTALVRQLCGGLPLALRVAGSSLGPRSARALAADLGAYGPVAPTERALWLRYTDQAEPARRLLRRLALAGRASLGAAAAAALLGADEQEAQRQLTALAAAGLIDHVRGSRYRLHDVVRAFAEARLADEEEQAERVAAQERLIRNYAELADAVGRMVDGKMSTRAGQFGGHGFPSLDAALRWLDDESSFITAALRQAEGVDQEAVLSLLGALCDYCLLRGDLYRLGEISELTQAVDQGLLVRSVQWRTGIAARQLGELDTARTTLSSVVNLYREAQHDAGQALALCSLGITLHHQGNLIEAAARLREAIDLQAGEELAGDRAWSLHALAAVERDRSNLATARTLLATALELHGENESLHGEAWTHFQLGQLHLRTGEVPRAEGELRTALDLYGRTRDGRGEAWALTQLARARLVEGDASAAVDGLRQALSRHREQEDARGEAWTLYYLGQSLEERGDRDQAVRELERARTMFSRMRDVYGLACARHHSGRVTRDQRAAQTGNLRNSGFARQLLVDARADFHRIGVAHGEAWTCLELALIDAGNNRPGPALALCDEATALFASYDDRRGGDWSRFLRCTLLPYAGAGGVDVGTAVAQEEVAQLLRAAHDARDGKLEDCAEAFALVLERGVSLETGWQAWHLGMVPDRHAREVMGVPAGSGR; encoded by the coding sequence ATGCGGGACAGCCATCGGGCCGAGGCCGAGAGGCTGTTGGTGCGTGCCGTGGAGGAAGAGGTGCGGCGCTCCGGAGGGCGGTCCGACGGCAGCGCGCTGCTCTCGCGTGGCCGGGGTGCGCTCGACGCGCTGGCGCAGAGCGCGGCGGAGGAGTACGCGGCCTACACCCACGCCTTGGACGAGGCGGCAGTCGGGCAGCTCTCGTTCGGGGAGCGGTTCGGGCGCGACGGCGGCACAACGGGCCTGCTGGCCACCGGGGTTGGGGCGCTGGCCGCCGTGGTCGTCGACCTGGCGCTCGGGCTCGGCGCGGGCGGCGCCGTCGGCGCGGGGGCGGCCGTGCTGGTGGCCGGGGCCGCCGCGACGGTCGCCAAGGTGACCCTGTCGCACCTGCCGGCCGCGCACCACAGGGCCGGGGCGCTCGGCCAGCCCGGCGGCCTCGAACAGCTGCGGCTGCAGTGGCTGACCGCGCTGGAAGTGCGGGGCATCCGGCCCTTCCTGGACCAGCAGCGGGCGGTGAGTCCCAAGCCGCAGCAGAAGAAGAAGGTGCCGACGCAACTGCGCGGCACCGACAAGAGCGCGGCGGCGCGGCGCAGGTCGGTCCTTGAGCAGTCGTTCGGCCATCTGCCCGATCCGCAGGGCCCGTTCGCGGGCCGACGGGCCGAGCTGGCGCGGATCGGGCAGTGGGTGCAGGCGGCCCGCGCCTCGACCGAGACCCGCCCGGTGGTGGTGGTCCTGCACGGCGCGCCGGGGTCGGGCCGCAGCACCCTGGCGCTGCGGGCGGCGCACGGCCTTCGCGACCAGTTCCGCGGCGCCTGCCTCGTCGACATGCGCGGCGGCGGCCTCGCGGGCGAGCACCCGCTGCCCACCCGGGACGCACTGCTGCACCTGCTCAACCGGCTCGGGGCGCCACGCGAACAGCTCCTGTTCCGGGAGAGGTCCTCGCCCGAGCAGCAGGTGCGCCGCCTCGCCGAGCTCTACCACCAGCATCTGACCGGCCTCGCCGTCACCGTCGTCCTGGACGACACCGACGACGCCGAGCAGGTGAGCACGCTGGTGCCGCAGCGCTCCGAGGGCCTGGTCCTCGTCACCTCCTCAAGGCCGCTCGCTCTGCCCGACGACTTCCCGGCGTGGGTCCACCACCTGGCGGTCGAGCCGCTGGACGCGGCGGGCGCCGAGGAACTGCTGCGGGAGGCCGCCGAGGAGAAGGAGACCGGCCCCTACGACGCCGAATCGACCGCTCTCGTACGGCAGTTGTGCGGTGGGCTGCCGCTGGCGCTGCGCGTCGCCGGGTCCTCGCTCGGGCCGCGCTCCGCGCGGGCGCTCGCCGCCGATCTGGGGGCGTACGGCCCGGTGGCGCCCACCGAGCGGGCCCTGTGGCTGCGGTACACCGATCAGGCCGAGCCGGCCCGCCGCCTCCTGCGCCGGCTCGCCCTCGCCGGCCGGGCCTCGCTGGGCGCGGCCGCCGCGGCGGCGCTGCTCGGCGCCGACGAGCAGGAGGCGCAGCGCCAGCTCACCGCGCTCGCCGCGGCGGGCCTCATCGACCATGTGCGGGGCAGCCGCTACCGGCTGCACGACGTCGTACGGGCCTTCGCGGAGGCCCGTCTCGCCGACGAGGAGGAGCAGGCCGAGCGGGTCGCCGCGCAGGAGCGCCTGATCCGCAACTACGCGGAGCTGGCCGACGCGGTGGGCCGCATGGTCGACGGCAAGATGTCGACCCGGGCCGGCCAGTTCGGCGGGCACGGCTTCCCCTCGCTCGACGCGGCACTGCGCTGGCTGGACGACGAGTCGAGCTTCATCACGGCGGCGCTGCGCCAGGCCGAGGGGGTGGATCAGGAGGCCGTGCTCAGCCTGCTCGGCGCGCTGTGCGACTACTGCCTGCTGCGCGGCGACCTCTACCGCCTGGGCGAGATCAGCGAGTTGACGCAGGCCGTCGACCAAGGGCTGCTCGTACGTTCCGTGCAGTGGCGTACCGGCATCGCGGCCCGCCAGCTCGGCGAGCTGGACACGGCGCGTACGACGCTGTCCTCGGTGGTCAACCTCTACCGGGAGGCACAGCACGACGCGGGCCAGGCCCTCGCGCTGTGCTCGCTCGGCATCACCCTGCACCACCAGGGCAATCTGATCGAGGCGGCGGCCCGGCTGCGGGAGGCGATCGATCTCCAGGCGGGCGAGGAGCTGGCCGGCGACCGCGCGTGGTCGCTGCACGCGCTCGCCGCCGTCGAGCGGGACCGTTCGAACCTCGCCACCGCGCGCACCCTGCTGGCCACCGCCCTGGAACTGCACGGTGAGAACGAGTCGCTGCACGGTGAGGCGTGGACCCACTTCCAGCTCGGCCAGCTGCACTTGCGCACCGGTGAAGTGCCGCGTGCGGAGGGCGAGTTGCGTACCGCGCTCGATCTGTACGGGCGGACCCGCGACGGCCGCGGCGAGGCGTGGGCGCTGACCCAGCTGGCGCGGGCCCGCCTCGTCGAGGGCGACGCGTCGGCCGCGGTCGACGGACTGCGCCAGGCCCTGTCGCGCCACCGGGAGCAGGAGGACGCGCGGGGCGAGGCGTGGACGCTGTACTACCTGGGCCAGTCTCTCGAGGAGCGCGGCGACCGCGACCAGGCGGTGCGCGAGCTGGAGCGGGCCCGCACGATGTTCTCGCGCATGCGCGACGTGTACGGGCTCGCCTGCGCCCGCCACCACTCGGGCCGGGTCACCCGCGACCAGCGGGCCGCCCAGACCGGCAATCTGCGCAACTCCGGCTTCGCCCGGCAGCTCCTGGTCGACGCGCGCGCCGACTTCCACCGCATCGGGGTGGCGCACGGCGAGGCCTGGACCTGTCTGGAGCTCGCGCTGATCGACGCGGGCAACAACCGGCCGGGCCCGGCGCTCGCCCTGTGCGACGAGGCGACCGCACTGTTCGCCTCGTACGACGACCGGCGCGGCGGCGACTGGTCCCGCTTCCTGCGCTGCACGCTGCTGCCGTACGCGGGCGCCGGCGGTGTGGACGTCGGGACCGCGGTCGCGCAGGAGGAGGTGGCGCAGTTGCTGCGCGCCGCCCACGACGCCCGCGACGGCAAGCTGGAGGACTGCGCGGAGGCCTTCGCCCTCGTGCTGGAGCGCGGTGTCTCCCTGGAGACGGGCTGGCAGGCCTGGCACCTGGGCATGGTCCCGGACCGGCACGCCCGTGAGGTCATGGGGGTGCCGGCGGGGTCGGGACGCTGA
- the trhA gene encoding PAQR family membrane homeostasis protein TrhA, whose protein sequence is MTDQVMAHAIDPVTQMVKPKMRGWLHAGMFPAALVSGLVLTAFAGSTKARIACGIFALTACLLFGVSGLYHRGNWGPRGEAILRRLDHANIFLIIAGTYTPLTLLLLPGSTGRVLLWAIWAAAVAGILFRVFWIGAPRWLYTPCYLAMGWAAVFFLPDFMRAGGVAVLVLVIVGGLLYSAGGVIYGLKRPNPSPRFFGFHEVFHSLTLAAFVVHYVGISLVAYQHG, encoded by the coding sequence ATGACTGATCAGGTGATGGCTCACGCGATCGACCCGGTGACCCAGATGGTGAAGCCGAAGATGCGCGGCTGGCTGCACGCCGGGATGTTCCCGGCCGCGCTGGTCTCGGGCCTGGTACTGACCGCGTTCGCGGGCTCCACCAAGGCTCGGATCGCCTGCGGGATCTTCGCCCTGACCGCCTGTCTGCTCTTCGGGGTCAGCGGCCTCTACCACCGGGGGAACTGGGGCCCGCGCGGCGAGGCGATCCTGCGCCGCCTCGACCACGCCAACATCTTCCTCATCATCGCGGGCACCTACACCCCGCTGACCCTGCTCCTGCTGCCCGGATCCACCGGCCGGGTCCTGCTGTGGGCGATCTGGGCGGCCGCGGTGGCCGGCATCCTGTTCCGGGTGTTCTGGATCGGCGCCCCGCGCTGGCTCTACACCCCGTGCTACCTGGCGATGGGCTGGGCCGCCGTCTTCTTCCTGCCCGACTTCATGCGGGCCGGCGGCGTGGCGGTACTGGTCCTGGTGATCGTGGGCGGCCTGCTCTACAGCGCGGGCGGCGTCATCTACGGCCTCAAGCGTCCGAACCCGTCCCCGCGCTTCTTCGGCTTCCACGAGGTGTTCCACTCGCTGACGCTCGCGGCGTTCGTCGTGCACTACGTGGGGATCTCGCTCGTGGCCTACCAGCACGGATAG
- a CDS encoding thioredoxin domain-containing protein: MPNRLAHETSPYLLQHADNPVDWRPWSPGAFEEARERGVPVLLSVGYSSCHWCHVMAHESFEDDATATYLNEHFVSVKVDREERPDVDAVYMEAVQAATGQGGWPMTVFMTPDGEPFYFGTYFPPEPRHGMPSFRQVLEGVHSAWADRRDEVADVAGKITRDLAARELDHGAGGLPGEDELAQALLGITREYDPGSGWLGAGDTKFPPSMVIEFLLRHHVRTGSEAALEMAEGICEAMARSSLYDQLGGGFHRYVLRPRPGATLVPHFEKMLYDNALLCRVYAHLWRVTGSELARRVALETADFMVRELRTNEGGYASALDADSDDGAGRHVEGAFYVWTPAQLAEVLGERDGEAAARHFGVTEEGTFEEGASVLQLPHGEGELADGVRDRLLAARGLRVRPGRDDKLVAAWNGLAIAALAEVGALFDRPDLVERATEAADVVVRIHMDAHARLSRTSKDGQVSLHGGVLEDYADVAEGFLALASVTGEGVWLEFAGFLLDIVLDQFVGEEGVLYDTAHDAEKLIRRPQDPTDNATPSGWTAAASALLSYAAHTGSSAHREAAEGALGVVRALGPRAPRFIGWGLAAAEAVLDGPREVAVVGAPTDPLTGALHRTALLSAAPGAVVAVGVPEGEFPLLAGRGLVGGGPAAYVCRRFTCEAPVTTPEDLAEALT; this comes from the coding sequence ATGCCGAACCGCCTGGCCCATGAGACGTCCCCCTATCTCCTGCAGCACGCCGACAACCCCGTCGACTGGCGGCCCTGGTCGCCCGGGGCATTCGAGGAGGCCCGCGAGCGCGGGGTGCCGGTGCTGCTAAGTGTTGGTTACAGCAGCTGCCACTGGTGCCACGTCATGGCGCACGAGTCCTTCGAGGACGACGCCACGGCCACCTATCTCAACGAGCACTTCGTGAGCGTCAAGGTGGACCGCGAGGAGCGGCCCGATGTCGACGCCGTGTACATGGAGGCCGTGCAGGCCGCGACCGGGCAGGGCGGGTGGCCCATGACCGTGTTCATGACGCCGGACGGCGAGCCGTTCTACTTCGGTACGTACTTCCCGCCCGAGCCGCGGCACGGCATGCCGTCGTTCCGGCAGGTGCTCGAAGGCGTCCACAGCGCGTGGGCCGACCGGCGGGACGAGGTCGCCGACGTCGCAGGGAAGATCACCCGGGATCTGGCCGCGCGGGAGCTCGACCACGGCGCGGGCGGGCTGCCCGGCGAGGACGAGCTGGCGCAGGCGCTGCTCGGGATCACGCGGGAGTACGACCCGGGGAGCGGCTGGCTCGGCGCCGGGGACACCAAGTTCCCGCCGAGCATGGTCATCGAGTTCCTGCTGCGCCACCACGTGCGGACCGGATCCGAGGCGGCCCTGGAGATGGCCGAGGGCATCTGCGAGGCGATGGCCCGCTCCAGCCTCTACGACCAGCTCGGCGGCGGCTTCCACCGCTACGTCCTGCGCCCGCGTCCCGGGGCCACGCTCGTGCCGCACTTCGAGAAGATGCTGTACGACAACGCCCTGCTGTGTCGCGTCTACGCCCACCTGTGGCGGGTCACCGGGTCGGAACTCGCGCGCCGCGTAGCCCTGGAGACCGCCGACTTCATGGTGCGCGAGCTGCGCACCAACGAGGGCGGGTACGCCTCCGCGCTGGACGCCGACAGCGACGACGGTGCGGGTCGCCATGTGGAGGGCGCGTTCTATGTGTGGACGCCCGCGCAGCTCGCCGAGGTGCTGGGCGAGCGGGACGGCGAGGCGGCGGCGCGGCACTTCGGGGTGACCGAGGAGGGCACGTTCGAGGAGGGAGCGTCCGTGCTTCAACTCCCGCACGGTGAGGGTGAGTTGGCGGATGGTGTACGTGATCGTCTCCTCGCGGCGCGTGGGCTGCGGGTGCGTCCGGGGCGGGATGACAAGCTGGTCGCGGCGTGGAACGGCCTGGCGATCGCGGCGCTCGCCGAGGTGGGCGCGCTCTTCGACCGGCCGGACCTGGTCGAGCGCGCGACCGAGGCGGCGGACGTCGTGGTGCGCATCCACATGGACGCCCACGCGCGGCTCTCCCGTACGTCCAAGGACGGCCAAGTCAGCCTGCATGGCGGCGTGTTGGAGGACTACGCCGATGTCGCCGAGGGCTTCCTCGCGCTGGCCTCGGTTACGGGGGAGGGGGTGTGGCTGGAGTTCGCGGGTTTCCTGCTCGACATCGTCCTCGACCAGTTCGTCGGCGAGGAGGGTGTGCTCTACGACACCGCACACGACGCGGAGAAGCTCATCCGGCGGCCCCAGGACCCGACCGACAACGCGACGCCCTCCGGGTGGACGGCGGCGGCTTCGGCCCTGCTGAGCTATGCCGCACACACCGGGTCCTCGGCGCACCGGGAGGCGGCGGAGGGGGCGTTGGGGGTGGTCCGGGCGCTCGGGCCGCGGGCGCCGCGGTTCATCGGGTGGGGGCTTGCGGCGGCCGAGGCGGTGCTCGACGGGCCCCGGGAGGTCGCGGTCGTGGGCGCGCCCACGGATCCCCTCACGGGGGCGTTGCACCGTACGGCGTTGCTTTCGGCGGCGCCGGGGGCGGTGGTGGCGGTGGGGGTGCCGGAGGGGGAGTTTCCTTTGCTCGCTGGGCGGGGGCTGGTGGGTGGGGGGCCGGCGGCGTATGTGTGTCGCCGGTTCACGTGTGAGGCGCCGGTCACGACCCCGGAGGACCTGGCCGAGGCCCTGACGTAG